A region of the Chryseobacterium gotjawalense genome:
TTCAAAGAATCCACTTCGGGAGCGATTTTTTTCAAACGTGCATAAACGCGCAGACATTTATAAAGTTCATTCCAATAGTAAGCCGTATCCTTGATTCCTGTATTGATGAAAAAGTGCAGCATTTTCAACCGCGCATTGGGATGGTCTGCAATTTTCTGGCTGTAATAAGGAATAATATCTTTGTATCCAATTCCTAATCTGGAAGTATAAAATTCGAATTTCGGTTCCTCTTCTGAAGCGATACGGATCCCGATATTGAAGGTAGAATCAATACTTTCCGTCAGTTTGTCGAGTTCCCGATAGTTATCGAGAATCGGTGTAATATTGTGAAAACCTTTATTAATTAAATCAGAGATTTTTGCTAAATAATCATCGGTTTTAAAACCGTTGCAAATCACTTCTACGCTCTTGTCAAATTTTCCTTTTTCATAAAGCGACCGTACGATATCAATATCGTAGGCTGAAGAAGTTTCCAGAGAAATATCATTTTTCAGTGCTTCTTCCAGTACAAAAGCAAAGTGGCTGGATTTGGTGCAGTAGCAATAGCGGTATTTTTTTTTGTAATCATTGATTTCAAAAGCTTCTTTGAACCAGGCTTTTGCACGCTGAATATTGGTAGATATTTTTGGCAGATAATTAAACTTCAAAGGCGTACCGAACTGTTCAATAACCTCCATCAAAGGAATGTCATGAAATTGAAGAGTATTATCCGCGACGTTAAATTCTTCGGTTGGAAAATACAAAGTTTGATCGATAAGTTCTGAATATTTAATTTTCATTTTGTTGCTGAAATTTTACAGTTTTAAAAATGCAAAGTTGAGGAAAAAAGTTGGGTTTTTATTTTAAAATTCCTTAAAAATTAGCGTTCGTCTGTTTTTCCCACAAAGACGACTAAATTTCCGCTTTCAAATTCAATGGTCACCTCCTCTTCTATAGCGAAATTTCGCGTTCCAACTCGGGAGGTAATATCTAAATTTTCGTTATTTAAAGGCCAGTTCAGACCTTTTGTCATCACCTTTTCTGCCAGAGGATACGGATATAACGAAATCATGCAATTCTTACAGTTTTCTAAGACTAATTTTTTCGGTGCAAAAAAATAGGTGGAAAATTCATCAAAAAAAGTAATCTTTAAATCATCTTTAAATAAAAATGCCACGGTTAGATTCCCTAAAAAATGATCCATTTCACCGCCACTTCCACCGTAAACATCGATCGTTTTAAATCCTTTTCCTTTGATAATCTCGAGTGATTTTTCAAAATCGGTTTTATCCTGATCCGGTGTGTAAATAAATTTATCGTGATAAATTTTTTCGTCTTTTCCGGAATGCGAATCGAAATCCCCTGAAATAAAATCGAGTTTTTCAAATGGGAAATCCATCTCTTTCAAATAATGAAACGCTCCATCGGAACAGGCAATTAATGAATAACCTTCTGTTTGCGGAAGATTTTTTGGCGGGATTCCGTTGATGAAAAGGAGTGCTTTATCGGTCATTTGGATTCCAGTATTCTTCAGTTTCCCCATTTATTTTTGAAACATAACGTGCCAAAACGAATAAATAATCGGAAAGCCGGTTCAGGTATTTGATGAGTTCCGGGCGAACTTCTTCAGATTCATTGAGGAAAACCAAACTGCGTTCTGCACGCCTGCAAACAGTTCTGCAAACATGAAGTGCCGTGGCAGATTTTCCGCCACCCGGAAGAATAAAATATTGCAAAGGCGCCAGTTCTTTCTCAAAAGCATCCATCCAATGTTCGAGTTCTTCAATTTCGGTATCGGTAATCATTAAAGCCAGGCGTGATTTACCGTTTGCTAAAGTTAATTTATCGGTAGGAGTTGCCGATTCTGAACCAACTGTAAATAAGTCAAACTGAATTTTTTTGAGTTGATTTAAAATTTCCTCTTCTATAATTTCACATTTCGCAACACCGATAAAAGAGTTGAGTTCATCGATCGTTCCGTAAGATTCTACTCTTGCGG
Encoded here:
- a CDS encoding type III PLP-dependent enzyme domain-containing protein produces the protein MKIKYSELIDQTLYFPTEEFNVADNTLQFHDIPLMEVIEQFGTPLKFNYLPKISTNIQRAKAWFKEAFEINDYKKKYRYCYCTKSSHFAFVLEEALKNDISLETSSAYDIDIVRSLYEKGKFDKSVEVICNGFKTDDYLAKISDLINKGFHNITPILDNYRELDKLTESIDSTFNIGIRIASEEEPKFEFYTSRLGIGYKDIIPYYSQKIADHPNARLKMLHFFINTGIKDTAYYWNELYKCLRVYARLKKIAPEVDSLNIGGGFPIKTSLNFDYDYQYMVNEIVSQIKKFCEEEGVEEPNIYTEFGSFTVGESGGHLYKIISQKRQNDREKWDMIDSSFMTTLPDTWAISRKFIMLPLNRWEDTYERVFLGGLTCDSDDYYNSEQHTNAIYLPTFSDTKPLYIGFFNTGAYQETIGGYGGVHHCLMPQPKHILIDKDEEGNFLYTVFREEQKPEDVLKLLGY
- a CDS encoding cob(I)yrinic acid a,c-diamide adenosyltransferase; the protein is MKIYTKTGDKGETALYGGTRVSKASARVESYGTIDELNSFIGVAKCEIIEEEILNQLKKIQFDLFTVGSESATPTDKLTLANGKSRLALMITDTEIEELEHWMDAFEKELAPLQYFILPGGGKSATALHVCRTVCRRAERSLVFLNESEEVRPELIKYLNRLSDYLFVLARYVSKINGETEEYWNPNDR
- a CDS encoding thiamine diphosphokinase, with the protein product MGKLKNTGIQMTDKALLFINGIPPKNLPQTEGYSLIACSDGAFHYLKEMDFPFEKLDFISGDFDSHSGKDEKIYHDKFIYTPDQDKTDFEKSLEIIKGKGFKTIDVYGGSGGEMDHFLGNLTVAFLFKDDLKITFFDEFSTYFFAPKKLVLENCKNCMISLYPYPLAEKVMTKGLNWPLNNENLDITSRVGTRNFAIEEEVTIEFESGNLVVFVGKTDER